From the Selenomonas timonae genome, one window contains:
- the ilvD gene encoding dihydroxy-acid dehydratase: MRSDVVKKGATRCAHRSLFHANGYGSEDLRKPLIGVCNSFNEIIPGHFHLNTIAEAVKLGVAAAGGTPIEFPSIGVCDGIAMGHTGMKYSLASRELIADSIESVTMASGFDGLVLIPNCDKVVPGMLMAAARLNIPAILVSGGPMLAGRHRGRDISVSQAFEAAGMFAAGKMDAREMTAIEEHACPSCGSCSGLFTANTMNSLTEVLGMGLPGNGTIPAPYTGERRLLAKHAGAVIIELIEKNICPRDIMTREAFENAITVDMGIGGSSNTVLHLTAIAHEAGIELPPPLFDEISRRTPYITKLSPAGTHHMQDLNEAGGISAVMKELSKKDLLHLDALTVTGTVRDRIAHAEVLDSTVIHSVENPYRPQGGLAILRGNLAPDCAVVKASAVADDMLTYRGTARCFNSEEEGVNAIMEGKIHDGDVVVIRYEGPKGGPGMQEMLNPTAVITGMGLKVGLITDGRFSGASQGACVGHISPEAMSGGPIALIEDGDTILIDIPNRKLELEVSDEELARRRANWVQPEPKINTGYLARYAKLTTSANTGAVLQ, translated from the coding sequence ATGAGAAGTGATGTCGTAAAAAAGGGAGCGACACGCTGTGCACATCGCTCGCTTTTTCATGCAAACGGATATGGCTCCGAGGATCTCAGAAAGCCGCTGATTGGTGTCTGCAATTCGTTCAACGAGATTATTCCGGGGCACTTTCACCTGAATACGATCGCAGAAGCTGTAAAGCTTGGTGTAGCAGCAGCTGGCGGAACGCCGATTGAATTCCCGTCCATCGGGGTCTGCGACGGCATTGCCATGGGGCACACGGGGATGAAATACTCCCTTGCGAGCCGCGAACTGATTGCGGACTCCATCGAGTCCGTCACGATGGCGTCAGGATTTGATGGGCTCGTCCTCATCCCGAACTGCGACAAGGTTGTACCGGGCATGCTCATGGCTGCCGCGCGGCTCAATATTCCCGCCATTCTCGTCAGCGGTGGCCCCATGCTTGCAGGGCGTCATCGCGGGCGTGACATCAGTGTCAGTCAGGCGTTCGAGGCGGCAGGCATGTTCGCGGCGGGAAAAATGGACGCGCGTGAAATGACTGCGATTGAGGAGCACGCCTGCCCCAGCTGCGGCTCCTGCTCCGGTCTGTTCACGGCAAATACGATGAACTCCCTGACCGAGGTGCTCGGCATGGGACTTCCCGGCAACGGTACGATTCCCGCCCCCTATACGGGGGAGCGCCGCCTGCTTGCCAAGCATGCAGGTGCGGTCATTATCGAACTCATTGAGAAAAATATCTGTCCGCGTGATATTATGACGCGCGAGGCATTCGAGAATGCGATTACCGTAGATATGGGCATTGGCGGCTCTTCCAATACCGTTCTGCATCTCACGGCGATTGCACATGAGGCGGGCATTGAGCTTCCGCCGCCGCTCTTTGATGAGATCAGCAGACGCACGCCGTACATCACGAAGCTGAGCCCTGCGGGAACGCATCATATGCAGGATCTGAACGAGGCAGGCGGCATCTCGGCGGTGATGAAGGAGCTGTCGAAGAAGGATCTGCTGCACCTGGATGCACTGACCGTTACGGGAACAGTGCGCGATCGAATTGCACACGCAGAGGTTCTGGATTCTACGGTGATCCACAGTGTTGAAAATCCCTATCGTCCGCAGGGCGGTCTTGCCATTCTGCGCGGGAATCTCGCGCCGGACTGCGCCGTTGTCAAGGCATCGGCGGTGGCGGACGACATGCTCACCTATCGCGGGACGGCGAGATGCTTTAACTCCGAGGAGGAAGGCGTCAACGCCATTATGGAGGGGAAGATCCATGATGGAGACGTTGTCGTCATCCGCTATGAAGGCCCGAAGGGCGGTCCCGGGATGCAGGAAATGCTGAATCCGACGGCGGTCATCACGGGCATGGGGCTGAAGGTCGGTCTCATCACGGACGGGCGCTTCAGCGGCGCGAGTCAGGGCGCCTGCGTCGGACACATCTCGCCTGAGGCGATGTCGGGCGGTCCGATTGCGCTCATTGAGGACGGCGACACGATTCTGATCGACATTCCGAATCGAAAGCTCGAGCTCGAGGTCAGCGATGAAGAACTGGCGCGTCGTCGTGCGAACTGGGTACAGCCGGAACCGAAGATCAATACGGGCTACCTTGCGCGCTATGCAAAGCTCACAACGTCTGCCAATACGGGCGCTGTTTTGCAATAA
- the cobO gene encoding cob(I)yrinic acid a,c-diamide adenosyltransferase, which produces MENKGLIIVHTGEGKGKTTAALGMALRAWGNHMRVLILQFIKGSWNYGELAAIEALSSADGCIEIRQGGLGFSQRGDGAQEEHRRAAVELLQMAMDELQSDAWDMVILDEFNYAYSFGFIHADDLAQLLSARPAHTHLIFTGRNASEELIDQADLVTEMRLVKHPFQKGIKAQRGIEF; this is translated from the coding sequence ATGGAAAACAAAGGTCTTATCATCGTTCACACCGGTGAAGGGAAGGGAAAGACAACTGCAGCTCTTGGCATGGCACTGCGTGCATGGGGAAATCATATGCGCGTGCTCATCCTGCAATTCATCAAAGGAAGCTGGAACTATGGCGAACTCGCCGCAATCGAAGCCCTTTCATCTGCAGATGGCTGCATCGAGATTAGGCAGGGAGGGCTTGGGTTTTCGCAGCGCGGCGACGGTGCACAGGAGGAACATCGCCGTGCTGCTGTCGAACTACTCCAAATGGCAATGGATGAGCTTCAGAGCGATGCGTGGGATATGGTCATCCTCGATGAGTTCAACTACGCATATTCCTTTGGGTTCATCCATGCGGATGATTTGGCGCAGCTTCTCTCAGCACGTCCCGCGCATACGCACCTGATCTTTACGGGGCGCAACGCCTCAGAGGAGCTCATCGATCAGGCTGATCTCGTCACGGAGATGCGGCTTGTGAAGCATCCCTTTCAAAAGGGAATCAAGGCTCAGAGAGGGATTGAATTTTAA
- a CDS encoding bifunctional riboflavin kinase/FAD synthetase, which yields MEKYSQLVDFSSKHPNIVVALGMFDGLHIGHQEIIRTAVAKAHEINGTALVFSFANHPRSVIAPEGAPRRIGSDAVRARILNHLGADALVEIPFTSDFAETSADDFMQLLQRCFAPKYIVVGENYTFGRGGKGTTALLREKSETYGFQLIVCPSMMRDGAPVSSTRIRALIAQGELVRVREYLGYPFTIIGTVIHGQARGRTLGFPTANIALREDYERLPNGVYAVTVMHQGLLYCGVANIGNNPTFDGCDRRLEVHLFDFSGNLYDSEIMVTFYEKIRDELRFASVDALIAQIAEDKREVERKFEKSFHLQENISMVI from the coding sequence ATGGAAAAATACAGTCAGCTTGTTGATTTTTCATCAAAACATCCTAATATCGTCGTTGCACTTGGCATGTTTGACGGCCTTCATATCGGGCATCAGGAAATCATTCGGACTGCCGTCGCGAAAGCGCATGAAATTAATGGAACTGCGCTTGTTTTTTCGTTTGCAAATCATCCACGTTCTGTGATTGCACCCGAAGGTGCACCGCGTCGCATTGGGAGCGACGCCGTGCGCGCCCGCATACTCAATCATCTCGGTGCAGACGCCCTCGTTGAAATCCCCTTTACCTCCGATTTTGCCGAAACGTCTGCCGATGATTTCATGCAGCTGCTGCAGCGCTGTTTTGCCCCGAAGTATATTGTCGTGGGAGAAAACTATACGTTTGGACGCGGCGGGAAGGGAACAACTGCACTTTTGCGGGAGAAATCCGAAACGTATGGATTTCAGCTGATCGTATGCCCCTCCATGATGCGCGACGGCGCACCTGTGAGCAGTACGCGGATTCGCGCCTTGATTGCACAGGGAGAACTTGTGCGTGTGAGAGAGTATCTCGGCTATCCCTTTACCATCATCGGCACGGTGATTCACGGACAGGCACGAGGGCGGACACTCGGCTTTCCCACTGCGAACATTGCTCTGCGCGAGGACTATGAGCGTCTGCCGAACGGTGTCTACGCTGTGACGGTGATGCATCAGGGGCTGCTTTACTGCGGTGTTGCCAACATAGGAAACAATCCTACATTCGACGGCTGCGACCGACGCCTCGAAGTTCATCTTTTCGATTTTTCGGGAAATCTTTATGACAGCGAGATCATGGTCACATTCTATGAGAAAATACGGGATGAACTGCGATTTGCATCCGTTGATGCGCTCATCGCTCAGATTGCAGAGGATAAACGAGAAGTCGAACGAAAGTTTGAAAAAAGTTTTCATTTACAAGAAAATATTTCTATGGTAATATGA
- the murB gene encoding UDP-N-acetylmuramate dehydrogenase, with protein sequence MNKEFVRACYREFDAARLFADAPMRFHTTFRIGGPADLLFYPKTTEEVQRIIRMAREYGEKVTLLGNGSNLLVRDGGIRGLVIQFSYKMAAVVREGTDLIIGAGALLRDAAARAQEYGLSGLEFACGIPGSIGGAIFMNAGAYDDEMKSVVVSVKTVTRDGELHLYSAEDLDFGYRHSIFHGCDEAICETRLHLHEDDKALILARMEDLNQRRESKQPLSYPSAGSTFKRPPGYFAGTLIDQTGLKGLTVGGAQVSQKHAGFVINIGNATADDVQQLISIVQKRVYAAHGVQLFPELRIIGEA encoded by the coding sequence ATGAACAAGGAATTCGTGCGTGCCTGTTACAGAGAATTTGATGCCGCGCGGCTCTTTGCCGATGCCCCCATGCGCTTTCATACGACGTTTCGGATCGGCGGTCCTGCGGATCTGCTGTTCTACCCGAAAACTACGGAAGAAGTCCAGCGGATTATCCGCATGGCAAGGGAATATGGCGAGAAGGTCACGCTACTCGGAAACGGTTCCAATCTTTTGGTGCGTGACGGCGGGATACGAGGGCTTGTCATACAGTTCAGTTACAAGATGGCGGCTGTTGTACGTGAGGGCACGGATCTCATCATTGGCGCAGGGGCTCTTCTGCGTGATGCCGCTGCGCGTGCACAGGAGTATGGACTCTCGGGGCTTGAGTTTGCCTGCGGCATTCCGGGAAGCATTGGCGGTGCGATCTTTATGAATGCGGGGGCTTATGACGATGAGATGAAGTCTGTCGTTGTGTCCGTAAAGACGGTCACACGGGACGGGGAGCTCCATCTGTATTCTGCAGAGGATCTCGATTTTGGGTATCGGCACAGCATTTTTCATGGCTGCGATGAGGCGATCTGTGAAACGCGCCTGCATTTGCACGAAGATGACAAGGCTCTGATCCTTGCACGGATGGAAGATCTGAATCAGCGGCGCGAGAGCAAGCAGCCCTTGTCTTATCCGAGTGCGGGAAGTACGTTCAAGCGACCGCCCGGATACTTTGCGGGGACGCTGATCGATCAGACGGGATTAAAGGGTCTCACGGTCGGCGGCGCACAGGTTTCACAAAAACACGCGGGCTTTGTGATCAACATCGGCAATGCTACGGCAGACGATGTGCAGCAGCTGATCTCGATCGTTCAGAAGCGGGTCTATGCAGCGCATGGCGTACAGCTTTTTCCGGAGCTGCGCATCATCGGAGAAGCCTAA
- a CDS encoding GDSL-type esterase/lipase family protein, translating to MKHYFFFTGIIFLAVLGCIFLIEKMDVLHLKQMDIAAEVLEADGTSTLVWERLPYPCYYRIDTYIKTTGAIAEESIYEHVKTEFSTTPSCKVSSAPIPFYYRITAYGMFGAVTAPSTPIAAPYFMAKAPIPIFHYTEDHPASLKPFLLWHSIPNAVLYEVELLSAPPAQDGGTTPSPTNHLTSTRSIFTNGWQADLRAYQNYEKIYWRVRALGLKLEPIGEFSPAEELYLDKSADVPNRPIPNTYDQVMNFHQPIYPVYQWIPLNGVTRYEVELLTEPPAKEHNTEPDPNRAWAQTITAANAVYDEYARPYAGTYYWRVRGLDEEDNTIGTWSDLASFTVDAVNDRIYAAALGDSITHGGGAISSSPAFLEYSYTTYLPFECLNLGRSGDTAHTTLERFEQDVLPLHPVNLLILTGSNSLRAYGVTAQDIIDDLDDLQKKCLNHGIRPIFLTLLPINPEHISLAFHTETDPSWKWKMMAVNTWIRTQEFYVDMEPYFYDKEWRILDPLLSTDGLHPDINGKRMMAEIINEHRDLFRELP from the coding sequence ATGAAGCATTATTTCTTTTTCACGGGCATTATTTTTCTCGCCGTCCTCGGCTGTATTTTCCTCATCGAGAAAATGGACGTCCTGCACTTGAAACAGATGGACATTGCAGCCGAAGTCCTCGAAGCTGACGGAACGTCCACTCTCGTATGGGAGCGTCTTCCCTATCCCTGCTATTATCGCATTGATACCTATATCAAGACAACTGGGGCGATTGCCGAAGAGTCTATCTATGAACACGTAAAGACCGAGTTTAGCACTACGCCCTCCTGCAAGGTCTCCTCCGCTCCCATTCCATTCTATTATCGCATTACAGCCTATGGAATGTTTGGTGCCGTAACTGCCCCGTCAACACCAATTGCAGCGCCATATTTCATGGCAAAAGCCCCCATTCCAATCTTTCATTATACGGAAGATCATCCTGCCAGCCTCAAGCCCTTTCTGCTCTGGCACAGCATTCCGAATGCCGTTCTCTATGAGGTTGAACTTCTCTCCGCACCGCCGGCACAGGATGGCGGCACGACGCCATCACCGACGAATCACCTGACGAGTACGCGCAGCATTTTTACAAACGGCTGGCAGGCTGATCTGCGCGCCTATCAGAACTATGAAAAGATATACTGGCGCGTGCGGGCGCTCGGGCTGAAGCTTGAGCCAATCGGAGAATTCTCCCCTGCTGAGGAGCTTTATTTGGATAAATCCGCAGATGTTCCAAATCGTCCGATCCCGAATACCTACGATCAGGTAATGAACTTCCATCAGCCCATCTATCCTGTATATCAATGGATTCCGTTAAATGGCGTAACACGTTATGAGGTCGAACTGCTGACAGAGCCTCCTGCAAAGGAGCACAATACAGAACCGGATCCAAATCGTGCATGGGCACAGACGATCACGGCCGCCAATGCAGTCTATGATGAATATGCGCGTCCCTATGCGGGCACATATTACTGGCGGGTACGAGGTCTGGACGAGGAGGACAATACCATTGGAACGTGGTCAGATCTCGCCTCATTCACTGTCGATGCTGTGAATGATCGCATCTATGCAGCGGCGCTCGGGGACAGCATCACGCACGGCGGGGGCGCTATATCAAGCTCGCCCGCATTCCTCGAATACAGCTATACAACATATCTGCCGTTCGAATGCCTCAATCTCGGACGCAGCGGCGATACGGCACATACAACACTGGAGCGTTTTGAGCAGGATGTACTTCCGCTGCACCCGGTGAACCTGTTGATCCTGACCGGATCGAACAGTCTGCGCGCCTATGGTGTCACGGCACAGGACATCATTGACGATTTGGATGACCTGCAAAAGAAGTGTCTAAACCACGGCATTCGCCCCATTTTCCTGACTCTCCTGCCGATCAACCCTGAACACATTTCGCTTGCCTTCCACACCGAGACAGATCCATCATGGAAATGGAAGATGATGGCTGTAAACACCTGGATCAGAACGCAGGAATTCTATGTGGACATGGAGCCATATTTCTACGACAAAGAATGGCGTATTCTGGATCCGCTACTCTCCACGGATGGTCTGCATCCCGATATCAACGGAAAGCGGATGATGGCGGAAATCATCAATGAGCACCGCGATCTGTTTCGTGAGCTTCCATAA
- a CDS encoding polyribonucleotide nucleotidyltransferase, whose product MQCFEIELGGRKLTVEHGKMAKQANGAVLVRYGDTVVLVTATASSAPREGVDFFPLTVDYEEKMYAAGKIPGGFIKREGRPSSDAVLCARLIDRPIRPLFPEGFRNDVQIVATVLCVEQDNPPEIAAMLGASCALTVSDIPFMGPIAGVRVGYVDGSFVINPTEAQREVSELNLTVAGSYDAVMMVEAGANELSEEIVLDAILFGHAEIRRLVAFQNDIQTACGKEKQTPAIFTVSEELESKVRSYAEERLDAATRNSDKLMRDADIAAIKSETVEHFIEEYPDAAKEISQILYKIEKGIVRHMITHEKIRPDGRALDEVRPVSCEVGILPRTHGSGLFTRGQTQVLTVTTLGSIGDEQIIDGLGPETTKHYLHHYNFPGYSVGEARPMRSPGRREIGHGALAERALFPMIPSIEDFPYTIRLVSEILESNGSSSMGSVCGSTLSLMCAGVPIKRPVSGVAMGLVRDGDDYSILTDIQGMEDALGDMDFKVAGTSKGITAIQMDIKIAGITRDILASALAQAKQGRAFILEKMLECIAQPAAELSPYAPRVEVITIDIEKIRDVIGTGGKVVRKIIDETGVDVDIHEDGNIFITSPNMEAMDRARKMIEDIVREVEVGEVYTGRVTRFLKFGAFVELLPGKEGLCHISQLAKHRVESVEDVVKIGDQLEVKVIEIDEKGRINVSHKALL is encoded by the coding sequence ATGCAGTGTTTCGAAATTGAGTTGGGCGGACGAAAGCTCACCGTAGAACATGGGAAAATGGCAAAGCAGGCAAATGGCGCTGTTCTGGTTCGCTATGGCGATACCGTAGTCTTGGTGACGGCGACGGCTTCGAGTGCTCCGCGTGAGGGCGTTGACTTCTTCCCGCTGACGGTGGACTACGAGGAGAAGATGTATGCGGCGGGAAAGATTCCCGGCGGCTTCATCAAGAGAGAAGGACGCCCAAGCAGCGATGCCGTGCTCTGCGCGCGCCTGATCGACCGTCCCATCCGCCCGCTGTTCCCAGAGGGCTTTCGGAATGACGTTCAAATCGTGGCAACAGTTCTCTGCGTAGAGCAGGACAATCCTCCGGAGATCGCCGCCATGCTCGGTGCTTCCTGTGCTCTCACTGTGTCGGACATTCCCTTTATGGGGCCGATTGCCGGTGTTCGTGTCGGCTATGTTGACGGCTCATTTGTCATCAATCCGACGGAAGCACAGAGGGAGGTGTCGGAACTCAATCTGACGGTAGCAGGTTCCTATGATGCTGTGATGATGGTTGAGGCGGGAGCAAATGAGCTCTCCGAAGAGATCGTTCTCGATGCCATCCTCTTTGGCCATGCCGAGATTCGCCGCCTTGTCGCGTTCCAGAACGACATCCAAACAGCCTGCGGCAAGGAGAAACAGACGCCCGCCATCTTCACTGTTTCCGAGGAGCTCGAATCCAAGGTGCGCTCCTATGCCGAGGAGCGCCTCGATGCCGCGACACGCAACAGCGACAAGCTGATGCGCGATGCAGATATTGCCGCTATTAAATCAGAAACCGTTGAGCATTTCATCGAGGAATATCCGGACGCAGCGAAGGAAATTTCGCAGATTCTCTATAAGATCGAAAAGGGGATCGTCCGTCATATGATCACGCACGAGAAGATCCGTCCGGACGGCCGTGCGCTTGATGAGGTGCGCCCTGTCAGCTGTGAGGTTGGTATTCTGCCGCGCACGCATGGCTCCGGACTCTTTACAAGAGGTCAGACACAGGTGCTCACCGTCACCACGCTCGGCTCGATCGGAGATGAACAGATTATCGACGGGCTTGGACCCGAGACGACGAAGCATTATCTGCACCACTATAATTTCCCGGGCTACAGTGTTGGAGAGGCGCGCCCCATGCGCAGCCCCGGACGGCGTGAGATCGGACACGGTGCACTCGCGGAGCGTGCGCTCTTCCCGATGATTCCGTCGATTGAGGACTTCCCGTATACAATTCGTCTCGTATCGGAGATTCTCGAGTCGAACGGGTCGAGCTCGATGGGCAGTGTTTGCGGCAGTACGCTTTCCCTGATGTGTGCGGGCGTTCCGATCAAGCGCCCCGTTTCCGGCGTTGCGATGGGGCTTGTGCGCGATGGGGATGACTATTCCATCCTGACCGATATTCAGGGGATGGAGGACGCGCTCGGCGACATGGATTTCAAGGTCGCCGGCACATCCAAGGGCATTACGGCCATCCAGATGGACATCAAGATTGCCGGCATCACACGTGATATTCTCGCCTCGGCTCTTGCTCAGGCAAAGCAGGGGCGGGCGTTCATCCTTGAAAAGATGCTCGAATGCATCGCCCAGCCTGCGGCAGAACTCTCCCCATATGCGCCGCGCGTGGAGGTTATCACCATTGACATCGAGAAGATTCGCGATGTCATTGGAACGGGCGGCAAGGTTGTCCGCAAGATCATTGATGAAACAGGCGTCGATGTCGATATTCATGAGGACGGCAACATCTTCATCACATCGCCCAACATGGAGGCGATGGATCGCGCACGCAAGATGATCGAGGATATTGTGCGCGAGGTCGAGGTCGGCGAGGTGTATACGGGGCGCGTCACGCGCTTCCTGAAATTCGGCGCATTCGTCGAGCTCCTTCCTGGCAAAGAGGGGCTTTGCCACATCTCGCAGCTTGCAAAACATCGCGTTGAGAGCGTCGAAGATGTTGTGAAGATCGGCGATCAGCTTGAGGTCAAGGTCATCGAAATCGACGAGAAGGGACGTATCAACGTCAGCCACAAGGCGCTTCTCTGA
- a CDS encoding cob(I)yrinic acid a,c-diamide adenosyltransferase, producing the protein MIQVYTGNGKGKTTAAIGLAIRALGAGHKAFLMQFMKSLAYSEQHILQKMPNLTLETTGKPFFIAEEGMMDERAREALGADVVIFPKGHPPDDYVALLTSGLDRVMDVISKGETNLIILDEINIALSFGLLRREQMEEILHALPSEMELVCTGRNAPQWLLDRADLITEMREVRHYYERGISARRGIEN; encoded by the coding sequence ATGATTCAGGTCTATACCGGAAACGGAAAGGGAAAGACTACGGCGGCAATTGGGCTTGCCATTCGTGCCTTGGGAGCAGGGCACAAGGCTTTTCTTATGCAGTTTATGAAGAGCCTTGCCTATAGCGAGCAGCATATTTTGCAGAAAATGCCGAATCTGACGCTTGAGACCACAGGAAAGCCCTTCTTTATTGCAGAAGAGGGGATGATGGATGAGCGTGCGAGAGAAGCGCTGGGGGCAGATGTTGTCATTTTCCCCAAGGGGCATCCGCCCGATGATTATGTTGCCTTGCTCACATCGGGACTTGATAGGGTGATGGATGTTATATCCAAGGGAGAGACGAATCTCATCATTCTCGATGAGATCAATATTGCGCTCTCCTTCGGGCTCTTGCGGAGAGAACAGATGGAGGAGATTCTGCACGCGCTGCCTTCGGAAATGGAGCTTGTCTGTACGGGGCGCAATGCGCCGCAATGGCTGCTTGATCGTGCGGATCTTATCACAGAGATGAGGGAAGTGCGGCACTATTACGAACGTGGAATCAGTGCCCGCAGAGGGATTGAAAACTAG
- the queA gene encoding tRNA preQ1(34) S-adenosylmethionine ribosyltransferase-isomerase QueA, with product MDISDFDYDLPEERIAQLPVEPRDSSRLMVLDPSNHTIEHRRFFQLGDFLKQGDVLIFNDTRVIPARLIGARDTGGKVEVFLLRQMDKDRWEALVKPGKKMRIGSVVHFGEELSCEIVAHTDFGGRIVRFIYDGIFEEILDRLGNMPLPPYIHEKLEDRERYQTIYSRVKGSAAAPTAGLHFTELLMAELRRKGIQFGFITLHVGLGTFRPVHVDTIEDHVMHSEFYSVPTDTAELIRSAKKDGRRVVAVGTTSIRTLEAAASSTGTVEAGSGWTNIFIYPGYEFKVVDAVITNFHLPKSTLIMLISAFAGRAFTLEAYRTAVAEKYRFFSFGDAMLIQSRQ from the coding sequence ATGGATATTTCTGATTTTGACTACGATCTTCCGGAGGAACGCATCGCTCAGCTGCCTGTCGAGCCGCGCGACAGCTCCCGCCTGATGGTATTGGATCCATCAAATCATACGATAGAGCATCGGCGGTTTTTTCAGCTTGGAGACTTTCTGAAGCAGGGTGATGTGCTGATCTTCAATGATACGCGCGTCATTCCGGCACGTCTCATCGGAGCGCGTGATACGGGCGGAAAGGTCGAGGTCTTCCTCCTGCGTCAAATGGATAAAGATCGATGGGAGGCATTGGTCAAACCCGGGAAAAAGATGCGCATCGGTTCCGTCGTCCACTTTGGCGAAGAACTGTCCTGCGAGATTGTCGCTCATACGGATTTTGGCGGGCGTATCGTACGATTTATCTACGACGGCATCTTTGAGGAGATTCTGGATCGCTTGGGCAATATGCCGCTTCCCCCATATATTCATGAGAAACTGGAGGATCGGGAGCGATATCAGACGATCTACAGCCGTGTAAAAGGCTCGGCTGCAGCGCCGACAGCGGGGCTGCACTTTACAGAGTTACTGATGGCGGAGCTGCGCAGAAAGGGCATCCAATTTGGCTTTATCACCCTTCACGTCGGGCTTGGCACATTTCGTCCTGTTCATGTCGATACCATTGAAGACCATGTGATGCACAGTGAGTTTTATTCGGTTCCAACAGATACTGCCGAACTCATTCGTTCGGCGAAAAAAGATGGGCGACGTGTTGTTGCTGTCGGCACAACGTCCATCCGTACACTGGAAGCCGCAGCCTCATCTACGGGGACTGTCGAGGCGGGGAGCGGATGGACAAATATATTCATCTATCCGGGATATGAGTTCAAAGTGGTAGACGCTGTAATCACAAACTTTCATCTTCCGAAGTCTACTCTCATTATGCTGATCAGCGCCTTTGCGGGACGTGCGTTCACACTGGAGGCATATCGCACGGCTGTAGCAGAAAAGTATCGCTTCTTTTCCTTTGGTGATGCCATGCTTATCCAATCACGGCAATAA
- the rpsO gene encoding 30S ribosomal protein S15: MLTQEKKQEIIKEHAVHEGDTGSPEVQIAVLTARIQYLTEHLKEHKKDHHSRRGLLKMVGHRRRLLSYLYQTDIERYRSIIMKLNLRK, translated from the coding sequence ATGCTCACACAGGAAAAGAAACAGGAAATCATCAAGGAACATGCCGTCCATGAGGGCGACACGGGCTCGCCGGAGGTGCAGATCGCCGTTCTGACGGCACGCATCCAGTATTTGACGGAGCACCTGAAAGAACACAAGAAAGATCATCACTCGCGCCGTGGGCTTCTGAAGATGGTTGGACATCGTCGTCGCCTTCTGAGCTATCTGTATCAGACGGATATTGAGCGCTATCGCTCGATCATCATGAAGCTCAATCTGCGTAAGTAA
- a CDS encoding tRNA (cytidine(34)-2'-O)-methyltransferase → MHIVLVEPEIPGNTGNIARLCAGTGMELHLVRPLGFSTDDRHLKRAGLDYWHLVKVHYHDSFADVQRQYEGHPFYFCTTKSAHIYSDIRYTSDALLVFGKETAGLPESLLAANEEHTIRIPMHAGARSLNLSNAVAVVAYEALRQNSFAELCLAGTGCNGGDH, encoded by the coding sequence ATGCACATCGTCCTTGTCGAGCCGGAAATTCCCGGCAATACGGGGAATATTGCACGCCTATGCGCTGGCACGGGGATGGAGCTTCATCTCGTACGCCCGCTCGGTTTTTCAACGGATGACAGACATTTGAAGCGTGCGGGACTGGATTACTGGCATCTTGTCAAGGTGCACTATCATGACTCGTTTGCGGATGTGCAGAGGCAGTATGAGGGGCATCCCTTCTACTTCTGTACGACGAAGTCTGCGCATATCTACTCCGATATTCGCTATACATCGGATGCTCTTCTTGTCTTTGGCAAGGAGACTGCAGGGCTGCCGGAGTCTCTGTTGGCTGCAAATGAGGAGCATACGATACGCATACCGATGCATGCAGGCGCACGTTCGCTGAATTTGTCCAATGCTGTTGCCGTTGTTGCATATGAGGCGCTGCGTCAAAATTCTTTTGCTGAATTATGTCTTGCAGGAACGGGCTGCAATGGGGGAGATCATTGA